Proteins from one Nakamurella multipartita DSM 44233 genomic window:
- a CDS encoding IS110 family RNA-guided transposase gives MPVIDDDEIAYGRVAGMDISKRDVKVAVRLIENGRVKRLKVRTFATTTPSLLRLRDWLTELDIELVAMESTGVYWKPLFLVLEDQFRCWLLNPRDVKRVPGNKTDVKDAEWIARMAQLGLVTPSFVPDIPVRELRELTRYRSNVVRDRTRAVQRLQDLLESAGIKLSSTVSDITGKSATAMLHAMINDPAGAMSDPRQVADLALVRMRSKLPELTEALTGHFTDHHARLAATMMRQINDLDTLLTDLDQQIDQEIAPFARAVDHLETIPGVSRRAAMIIVSEIGIDMSRFTGTDRLASWAGLSPGNNESAGRHLSTRTRKGNRSLRAVLFQCAKAAARTHSTYLAAKYADLCTRMKPTKALVAISRIILETCHHLIRKDTDYHDLGPTYLNEYRRRDLDKNRIRRARTILETNGYTVTHNDAA, from the coding sequence ATGCCGGTGATCGACGACGACGAGATCGCCTACGGCCGGGTCGCGGGGATGGACATCTCCAAGCGCGATGTCAAGGTCGCGGTCCGGCTGATCGAGAACGGCCGGGTCAAACGACTCAAGGTCCGCACCTTCGCCACGACGACACCATCGCTGCTGCGGCTACGGGACTGGCTGACCGAACTGGACATCGAGCTGGTCGCGATGGAATCGACCGGGGTGTACTGGAAACCATTGTTCCTGGTGCTGGAAGACCAGTTCAGATGCTGGCTACTCAACCCGCGGGACGTCAAACGGGTACCGGGCAACAAGACCGACGTCAAGGACGCCGAATGGATCGCTCGGATGGCTCAGCTCGGGCTCGTCACACCCTCGTTCGTGCCGGACATCCCGGTGCGGGAGCTGCGGGAGTTGACCCGGTACCGCAGCAACGTGGTCCGCGACCGGACCCGCGCCGTGCAACGGCTGCAGGATCTGCTCGAATCCGCCGGGATCAAGCTGTCCAGCACGGTCAGCGACATCACCGGCAAATCGGCCACCGCGATGCTGCACGCGATGATCAACGACCCGGCCGGGGCGATGAGTGATCCCCGCCAGGTCGCGGACCTGGCGCTGGTCCGGATGCGCAGCAAGCTCCCGGAACTGACCGAGGCCCTGACCGGACACTTCACCGACCACCACGCGCGACTGGCCGCCACGATGATGCGACAGATCAACGACCTCGACACGCTCCTCACGGACCTGGACCAACAGATCGACCAGGAGATCGCCCCTTTCGCCCGAGCGGTTGACCACCTCGAGACGATCCCGGGAGTCAGCCGCCGCGCCGCGATGATCATCGTCTCCGAGATCGGGATCGACATGAGCCGGTTCACCGGGACCGACCGGCTGGCCTCGTGGGCCGGGCTCAGCCCCGGGAACAACGAATCAGCCGGACGACACCTCTCGACCCGGACCCGCAAGGGCAACCGGTCACTACGCGCAGTGCTGTTCCAGTGCGCCAAGGCCGCCGCCCGCACCCACAGCACGTACCTGGCCGCGAAGTACGCCGATCTGTGTACCCGGATGAAACCAACCAAAGCCCTGGTCGCGATCTCCAGGATCATCCTGGAGACCTGTCACCACCTGATCCGCAAAGACACCGACTACCACGACCTCGGACCCACCTACCTGAACGAATACCGCCGCCGCGACCTGGACAAGAACCGGATCCGCCGCGCCCGCACCATCCTCGAAACCAACGGCTACACCGTCACCCACAACGACGCCGCATGA
- a CDS encoding ABC transporter permease yields the protein MTTLSHPIGDSVIMFRRSLVRMKRYPSMTIMLVGFPLLFLLLFVYVFGGTLGAGLPGGGGADSRADYLAYVTPAIVLMAAASAAQGTAISVAMDRTEGIVARFRTMPIAPSSILGGHVLGSLVQSMLGMGIIMAVSVLLGFRPTADPAQWLVLIALLALIAFALTWLTVAFGLLSRSVETASNTPTFLMILPFLSSGFVPTASMPAGLSWFAEHQPFTPMIEGIRGLLAGQWEWATLATAAGWCVIIAIAGYLWARSLFRRPATADH from the coding sequence ATGACTACCCTGTCGCACCCAATCGGCGACTCCGTGATCATGTTCCGGCGCAGCCTGGTCCGGATGAAGCGCTATCCGAGCATGACGATCATGCTGGTGGGCTTCCCGCTGCTGTTCCTGCTGCTGTTCGTCTACGTGTTCGGCGGCACGCTGGGCGCCGGCCTGCCGGGCGGCGGCGGCGCCGACAGCCGGGCCGATTACCTGGCCTACGTCACGCCGGCCATCGTGCTGATGGCCGCAGCCTCGGCCGCCCAGGGCACGGCCATCTCGGTGGCCATGGACCGGACCGAGGGCATCGTCGCCCGGTTCCGGACCATGCCCATCGCGCCCAGCAGCATCCTGGGCGGGCACGTGCTGGGCAGCCTGGTCCAGTCGATGCTGGGCATGGGCATCATCATGGCCGTCTCGGTGCTGCTGGGCTTCCGGCCGACCGCCGACCCCGCCCAGTGGCTGGTGCTCATCGCTCTGCTGGCCCTGATCGCCTTCGCCCTGACCTGGCTCACGGTCGCCTTCGGCCTGCTCTCCCGCAGCGTCGAGACGGCCAGCAACACCCCTACCTTCCTGATGATCCTGCCGTTCCTGAGCAGCGGGTTCGTGCCGACCGCGTCGATGCCGGCCGGGCTGTCCTGGTTCGCCGAGCACCAGCCGTTCACCCCGATGATCGAAGGCATTCGGGGGCTGCTGGCCGGCCAGTGGGAGTGGGCCACCCTGGCCACCGCCGCGGGCTGGTGCGTGATCATCGCCATCGCCGGATACCTCTGGGCGCGCAGCCTGTTCCGCCGCCCCGCGACGGCCGACCACTGA
- a CDS encoding ABC transporter ATP-binding protein, with protein sequence MPENAPAIDITGLTKSFGDQPVLRGVDLTVATGTVCALLGPNGSGKTTIVNILSTLLPADGGTARIAGYDVSRDGARVRAAIGVTGQFSAVDNLLTGAENLRLMADLRRLGRTEGQRRIDDLLNLFDLREAAGKPASTYSGGMKRKLDLAMTLVARPQVLFLDEPTTGLDPRSRRDLWAVVRSLVDDGVTILLTTQYLDEADRLAHRVAVLDQGRIVAHDEPARLKQQVPGGQIRLQFATPARVAHARLVLADEWPPAERAPQQPAGADTTTLQIDLPATGTVPALRALLDRLDDQDVPVDHVEVSAPDLDDVFFALTSTTTRKAMQ encoded by the coding sequence ATGCCCGAAAACGCTCCAGCCATCGACATCACCGGTCTGACCAAGTCGTTCGGCGACCAACCGGTCCTGCGCGGCGTCGACCTGACGGTGGCCACCGGCACCGTCTGCGCCCTGCTCGGACCCAACGGTTCCGGCAAGACCACCATCGTCAACATCCTGTCCACCCTGCTGCCCGCCGACGGTGGCACGGCCCGCATCGCCGGGTACGACGTGTCCCGCGACGGCGCCCGGGTCCGCGCCGCGATCGGCGTGACCGGCCAGTTCTCGGCCGTCGACAACCTGCTCACCGGCGCCGAGAACCTGCGCCTCATGGCTGATCTGCGGCGGCTCGGCCGCACCGAGGGCCAGCGCCGGATCGATGATCTGCTCAACCTGTTCGACCTGCGCGAGGCGGCCGGCAAGCCGGCCAGCACCTACTCCGGCGGCATGAAGCGCAAGCTCGACCTGGCCATGACCCTGGTCGCCCGACCCCAGGTGCTATTCCTGGACGAGCCGACCACCGGCCTGGATCCGCGCAGCCGCCGCGACCTGTGGGCGGTGGTCCGATCACTGGTCGACGACGGCGTGACGATCCTGCTGACCACCCAGTACCTGGATGAGGCCGATCGCCTGGCCCACCGGGTCGCCGTGCTCGACCAGGGGCGGATCGTCGCCCACGACGAGCCGGCCCGGCTCAAGCAGCAGGTGCCCGGCGGGCAGATCCGGCTCCAGTTCGCCACCCCCGCCCGGGTCGCCCACGCCCGGCTGGTGTTGGCCGACGAGTGGCCGCCGGCCGAGCGCGCCCCCCAGCAGCCGGCCGGCGCCGATACCACCACCCTGCAGATCGATCTGCCGGCCACCGGCACCGTGCCTGCCCTGCGGGCGTTGCTCGACCGGCTCGACGACCAGGACGTCCCGGTCGACCACGTCGAGGTCAGTGCCCCCGACCTGGACGACGTGTTCTTCGCCCTCACCTCGACGACCACCCGAAAGGCCATGCAATGA
- a CDS encoding EXLDI protein — protein MPNKTIYVSEDDLALFQRAQEIVGGNLSAAIVRALRRMVEVEDAQLEGFEEITVRVGPGKGRRQRFLGVELAAWTRSTKDKVEQFKVYRSRTGKYVLHTEKSAEAHWTAGADGSATGWRKHFSTDQQVGVAAPTATLEVLDTIEDLRAKVPSELYDLVVIADSAPVVEDLDI, from the coding sequence GTGCCCAACAAGACGATCTATGTGTCCGAGGACGATCTGGCCCTGTTCCAGCGGGCCCAGGAGATCGTCGGCGGCAATTTGTCGGCCGCGATCGTGCGCGCACTGCGCCGGATGGTCGAGGTCGAGGACGCCCAGCTGGAGGGCTTCGAGGAGATCACCGTTCGCGTCGGTCCCGGCAAGGGCCGCCGGCAAAGGTTTCTCGGCGTTGAGCTGGCCGCCTGGACCCGATCCACCAAGGACAAGGTCGAACAGTTCAAGGTGTACCGAAGCCGGACCGGCAAGTACGTCCTGCACACCGAGAAGTCCGCGGAGGCCCACTGGACGGCCGGCGCCGACGGGTCGGCGACCGGCTGGCGCAAGCACTTCAGCACCGATCAACAGGTCGGGGTTGCCGCCCCGACCGCCACTCTCGAGGTCCTCGACACCATCGAGGACCTGCGCGCGAAGGTCCCGTCCGAACTCTACGACCTGGTCGTCATCGCCGACAGTGCGCCGGTCGTCGAGGATCTCGATATCTGA
- a CDS encoding DUF7144 family membrane protein: MTTRQTTAPSGLAVGVTVAAAIILIIGGICHAMQGVVGIATNEFYVTTQKWIFQFDVTTWGWIHVIVGAIAVLAGIGLFSGAVWARTLAVAIAAVSILVNFAWLPYYPIWSVLIIAFDFFVIWALTAHGRDVVAVSGR, encoded by the coding sequence ATGACCACACGACAGACAACCGCTCCCAGTGGACTCGCGGTCGGCGTGACCGTCGCGGCCGCGATCATCCTGATCATCGGTGGCATCTGCCATGCCATGCAGGGCGTCGTGGGCATCGCCACCAACGAGTTCTACGTGACGACCCAGAAGTGGATCTTCCAGTTCGACGTGACGACCTGGGGCTGGATCCACGTCATCGTCGGGGCCATCGCTGTGCTCGCCGGGATCGGCCTGTTCTCCGGCGCGGTCTGGGCGCGCACACTGGCCGTCGCGATCGCCGCGGTCAGCATCCTGGTCAACTTCGCCTGGTTGCCGTACTACCCGATCTGGTCGGTGCTGATCATCGCCTTCGACTTCTTCGTGATCTGGGCCCTGACCGCCCACGGCCGCGACGTCGTCGCCGTCAGCGGCCGCTGA
- a CDS encoding MFS transporter: MVAPHADDSSRQPGSEPTTDPAPADVTPADVTPADVTLHAPTADPVSAEAVTAGAAVLAHPRGDPTPSTGGDAGAGPGPRTRNYRALLGQASAVSLANQLTATAVVLPYICIAVGGSPLIAAMLYPIGTFCALLGTLSAPVLTARRSNPFILTVGAIIAAAVTAGNALGSDLLGSPIAVVFLVTTAVLGFLGGLAAVSAVDLMSTSLLQAQVGRVSVLQTAISATLVLVVTAAELLFFKHTSALQSHIALLWMGAIAFAMAIPFVLLVVPAPNPSRVRGPTLRQVIPLGVSQVREHRWLRTFLLVQTCFISLTLGTAFFSAHAAALHGNVVGHLHLIVAFTATGLIVYGFVWARTRSIATVRGMHVLAGGLIVAAALFAIAADTWDLPYEEWLFGVILALAAVASQVISTAKRVWLLRYVGGENRSLTIGFAQLVTSLASTLTALVLGVVAHLQGVVWPVYLLLALTLAALGTVRLIPAIRLDA; encoded by the coding sequence GTGGTGGCTCCCCACGCTGACGACTCCAGCCGACAACCGGGTTCCGAACCGACGACCGATCCGGCGCCCGCCGACGTGACGCCCGCCGACGTGACGCCCGCCGACGTGACGCTGCACGCCCCCACCGCGGACCCGGTCAGCGCCGAAGCGGTGACCGCGGGTGCGGCCGTCCTCGCCCACCCTCGGGGCGATCCGACCCCGTCGACGGGCGGCGACGCCGGCGCCGGCCCGGGGCCACGCACCCGGAACTATCGGGCGCTGCTCGGGCAGGCCTCGGCGGTCAGCCTGGCCAACCAGCTGACCGCCACCGCGGTGGTCCTGCCCTACATCTGCATCGCCGTCGGCGGCTCACCGCTGATCGCCGCCATGCTCTACCCGATCGGCACCTTCTGCGCGTTGCTGGGCACCCTGTCGGCGCCGGTGCTGACCGCCCGCCGGTCCAACCCGTTCATCCTCACCGTCGGAGCGATCATTGCCGCGGCGGTGACGGCCGGTAACGCCCTGGGCAGCGACCTGCTCGGCTCCCCCATCGCCGTGGTCTTCCTGGTCACCACCGCCGTCCTGGGTTTCCTCGGCGGCCTGGCCGCCGTGAGCGCGGTCGACCTGATGTCGACCTCGCTGCTGCAGGCCCAGGTCGGTCGGGTCTCGGTGCTGCAGACGGCGATCAGCGCCACGCTGGTGCTGGTGGTGACCGCGGCGGAACTGCTGTTCTTCAAACACACCAGCGCGCTCCAGTCGCACATCGCGCTGCTCTGGATGGGTGCGATCGCGTTCGCCATGGCCATCCCGTTCGTCCTGCTGGTGGTGCCGGCGCCGAACCCGAGCCGCGTCCGCGGACCGACGCTGCGCCAGGTGATTCCGCTGGGCGTCAGCCAGGTCCGGGAGCATCGCTGGTTGCGCACGTTCCTGCTGGTGCAGACCTGCTTCATCTCGCTCACCCTGGGCACCGCCTTCTTCAGCGCCCACGCGGCCGCCCTGCACGGGAACGTCGTCGGGCACCTGCACCTGATCGTCGCGTTCACCGCCACCGGCCTGATCGTCTACGGCTTCGTCTGGGCCCGGACCCGGTCCATTGCCACGGTGCGGGGCATGCACGTGCTGGCCGGCGGGTTGATCGTGGCCGCCGCCCTGTTCGCGATCGCCGCCGACACCTGGGACCTGCCCTACGAGGAATGGCTGTTCGGCGTCATTCTCGCGCTCGCCGCAGTCGCCTCCCAGGTCATCTCCACCGCCAAACGAGTGTGGCTGCTGCGGTACGTCGGCGGTGAAAACCGGTCCCTCACCATCGGTTTCGCCCAACTGGTGACCAGTCTGGCCTCGACCCTGACCGCGCTCGTGCTCGGCGTGGTCGCGCATCTGCAGGGCGTGGTCTGGCCGGTCTACCTGCTGCTCGCGCTGACCCTGGCCGCGTTGGGCACGGTGCGGCTCATTCCCGCCATCCGGTTGGACGCGTGA
- a CDS encoding class I SAM-dependent methyltransferase, whose translation MTTTANTRSRRWFAAWYPAFMGRIERNGQATLRHDQLATAAGRALEIGAGSGLSVPHYPAGLDELVLLEPNPAFRTQLRDRVRELPVTVSILDGDARQLPFPDSTFDTVAASLVFCSVDDPDRALREVHRVLRPGGRFLFHEHVRGGPVRGVVQDLLTPLHRRLADGCHANRDFEALLDASPLAVTSMAHRRMPTSLPTLVPLVVGTAERRPVTAPERTARVETGGRLRDNPVRGGSPR comes from the coding sequence ATGACCACCACCGCGAACACCCGGAGCCGGCGCTGGTTCGCCGCCTGGTACCCGGCCTTCATGGGCCGCATCGAGCGCAACGGCCAGGCCACACTGCGGCACGACCAGCTCGCCACCGCCGCCGGCCGGGCGCTCGAGATCGGCGCCGGGAGCGGGCTTTCCGTCCCCCACTACCCGGCCGGACTCGACGAGCTGGTCCTGCTGGAGCCCAATCCCGCCTTCCGCACGCAGCTGCGCGACCGGGTCCGGGAGCTGCCGGTTACGGTGTCGATCCTGGACGGCGACGCGCGGCAGCTGCCCTTCCCGGATTCGACGTTCGACACCGTGGCCGCGTCGTTGGTGTTCTGCTCGGTCGACGATCCGGACCGGGCGCTGCGGGAGGTGCACCGGGTGCTGCGGCCCGGCGGCCGGTTCCTGTTCCACGAGCACGTCCGGGGTGGCCCGGTCCGCGGCGTGGTGCAAGACCTGCTGACTCCCCTGCATCGCCGGCTGGCCGACGGCTGCCACGCCAACCGGGACTTCGAGGCGCTCCTGGACGCCTCACCGCTGGCGGTGACCTCGATGGCCCACCGGCGGATGCCCACCTCGCTGCCGACCCTGGTGCCGCTGGTCGTCGGCACGGCCGAGCGTCGCCCGGTCACTGCGCCGGAACGGACGGCTCGGGTGGAAACGGGCGGGCGCCTGCGTGACAATCCAGTCCGTGGTGGCTCCCCACGCTGA
- a CDS encoding alpha/beta fold hydrolase translates to MEAAVLGIEEQDVRTATVAGSTLAYAVVGTGPTVLFCGWWCSHLSLNWHDPLFRQFVSRLAQRHTIIRYDRPGTGLSGSAGTPPHTVDDEVAVLAGVIDALAPGRFDLVGASSGAAAAIAYAADQPDRVGRLVLYGGFARGAELASPAARAALLEVIGSHWGLGSRLLADLFVPGSSGPEQDAFAAFQRRSATREQAAESLAASYAVDVTAELARVRAPTSVLHRRQDRAVPFALGADLARRIPGASLTALDGVDHFPWRGDADAVADAMLRGLGHHVPPRPHATGPDAITEREREILALVAEGLTDPQIAQRLVVSPHTVHRHIANARVKLGVRSRAAAAATLARRSGAPPAAGS, encoded by the coding sequence ATGGAGGCAGCCGTGCTGGGGATCGAGGAGCAGGACGTCCGGACCGCCACGGTGGCCGGCAGCACCCTGGCGTATGCCGTCGTCGGCACCGGCCCAACCGTCCTGTTCTGCGGCTGGTGGTGCAGCCACCTGAGCCTGAACTGGCACGATCCGCTCTTCCGGCAGTTCGTGTCCCGGCTGGCCCAGCGGCACACGATCATCCGGTACGACCGCCCGGGCACCGGGCTGTCCGGGTCGGCGGGGACCCCACCGCACACCGTCGACGACGAGGTCGCCGTGTTGGCCGGCGTGATCGACGCGCTGGCGCCGGGCCGGTTCGATCTGGTCGGGGCCTCGTCCGGGGCGGCGGCCGCGATCGCCTACGCGGCCGACCAGCCGGACCGGGTCGGCCGGCTCGTGCTGTACGGCGGCTTCGCACGGGGGGCCGAGCTCGCCTCACCGGCGGCCCGGGCGGCCCTGCTGGAGGTGATCGGCAGCCATTGGGGGCTGGGGTCCCGGCTGTTGGCCGACCTGTTCGTGCCGGGGTCGTCGGGACCGGAGCAGGATGCGTTCGCCGCCTTCCAGCGCCGGTCGGCCACCCGGGAGCAGGCCGCCGAATCGCTCGCCGCCAGCTATGCCGTGGACGTGACCGCCGAGCTGGCCCGGGTCCGCGCGCCGACCAGTGTGCTGCACCGGCGGCAGGACCGGGCGGTGCCGTTCGCGCTGGGTGCCGATCTGGCCCGGCGGATCCCGGGTGCGTCCCTGACGGCGCTGGACGGGGTCGATCACTTTCCCTGGCGGGGTGACGCCGATGCGGTGGCCGACGCGATGCTGCGAGGCCTGGGCCACCACGTCCCGCCCCGACCCCACGCCACCGGGCCGGATGCGATCACCGAGCGGGAACGCGAGATCCTGGCGCTGGTCGCCGAGGGGCTGACCGACCCGCAGATCGCGCAGCGGCTGGTGGTCAGCCCGCACACCGTTCACCGGCACATCGCCAACGCCCGGGTCAAACTCGGGGTCCGCTCGCGGGCCGCAGCGGCGGCGACCCTGGCCCGCCGGTCGGGCGCCCCACCGGCGGCCGGATCGTGA
- a CDS encoding ATP-grasp domain-containing protein gives MILFYGRLDDAPLRRAVEAARESGVEHVLIEQRLLARHDLVLHADEGGGAGCVVVAGTTVPLGDVRAAYLRPLEVAVDGDVVDQLRARTFHAGLMEWADVTGALVINRPTAMESNSSKPFQAQLIARAGFAVPETLVTSEPVLAAEFRRQHGRVIYKSVSGVRSIVRELDDAAAARLDRVRSVPTMFQAYVPGVDVRVHVVGSRVFATEITSASTDYRYAARDGNEALLAAVELPEGVAAQCVQLSTQLHLPLCGIDLRRRPDGRWVCFEVNPMPAYSYYEANTGQPIAQAIVELCAEPRPAPPLTAGR, from the coding sequence GTGATCCTGTTCTACGGGCGCCTGGACGACGCTCCGTTGCGCCGGGCGGTCGAGGCGGCGCGGGAGAGCGGCGTCGAGCACGTGCTGATCGAGCAACGGCTACTCGCCCGTCACGATCTGGTGCTGCACGCCGACGAGGGCGGGGGCGCAGGGTGTGTGGTGGTCGCCGGCACCACGGTCCCGCTCGGGGACGTCCGAGCGGCGTACCTGCGCCCGCTGGAAGTGGCGGTCGACGGCGACGTCGTCGACCAGCTGCGGGCCCGGACCTTTCACGCCGGCCTGATGGAATGGGCGGACGTGACCGGCGCGCTGGTGATCAACCGGCCGACGGCAATGGAGTCGAACTCGTCCAAGCCTTTCCAGGCGCAGTTGATCGCCCGGGCGGGCTTCGCCGTGCCGGAGACCCTGGTGACCAGCGAGCCGGTTCTGGCTGCGGAATTCCGCCGGCAGCACGGCCGGGTGATCTACAAGTCGGTCAGCGGGGTGCGGTCGATCGTGCGGGAACTCGACGATGCCGCCGCGGCCCGGTTGGACCGGGTCCGGTCGGTGCCAACGATGTTCCAGGCGTACGTGCCGGGGGTGGACGTGCGGGTGCACGTGGTCGGGTCACGGGTGTTCGCCACCGAGATCACCTCGGCCTCCACCGACTACCGCTACGCCGCCCGGGACGGGAACGAGGCGCTGCTGGCCGCCGTCGAGCTGCCGGAAGGAGTTGCCGCGCAGTGTGTTCAGCTCTCGACACAGCTGCACCTGCCGTTGTGCGGGATCGATCTACGGCGCCGGCCGGACGGCCGGTGGGTCTGCTTCGAGGTCAATCCGATGCCGGCCTACAGCTACTACGAGGCCAACACCGGCCAACCCATCGCCCAGGCCATCGTCGAGCTGTGCGCCGAGCCCCGGCCCGCCCCGCCGCTCACGGCCGGTCGGTGA
- a CDS encoding M6 family metalloprotease domain-containing protein: MADPQIHARAIHREACFVAPSPELAERWKADLAGLRGGGVGSDIASVLAIARQPRPLGFDDGVILPPEEYPVDTPLTAIRNAAADRAPLRGTVRVIVVLVDFSDKKMTATTDHFRDLFFSTGVLPHGSVREYYREVTNNLVDLDGEVVGPFRMPQTLAWYANGNFGIGRPTGTTRARDMAMDAFLAANPSVNFGPYDNDGNGYVDAFIVIHAGTGGEASGNSGDIWSHKWTLTSQQNADGTKVYGYLTIPEDAKIGVSAHELGHLLFGFPDLYDTDNTSEGIGNWCLMAAGSWGGGGDVPVHPSAWCKANQGWAAVTNVTANGPATIPDVKASHTVHRLWEDGAAGQEYFLVENRQQTGYDVSLPAGGLLIWHIDDAQTSNTDENHYKVALMQADGRRDLELNHNRGDAGDPYPGSAANTSFSSSSTPNSHSYAGADTCVSVTGISAAGASMTAQLTVSCGKSVVKDAKDHKDGVKEAKEPVKERKDIKDHKDGIKDRKDGKDGKEPVKERKDIKDHKDGVKDVKEPFKERKDIKDHTEGKGPLADRPPLPPGRAPSRRTPTRAAT; the protein is encoded by the coding sequence ATGGCTGATCCGCAGATCCATGCCCGAGCCATTCACCGCGAGGCGTGTTTCGTCGCGCCGAGCCCGGAACTGGCCGAGCGTTGGAAGGCCGACCTCGCCGGACTGCGCGGGGGCGGTGTCGGCTCCGACATCGCCTCGGTCCTGGCGATCGCCCGCCAACCCAGACCGCTGGGCTTCGACGACGGCGTCATCCTGCCGCCCGAGGAATACCCGGTGGACACACCGCTGACCGCCATCCGCAATGCCGCCGCCGACCGCGCTCCGTTGCGTGGCACCGTCCGGGTCATCGTGGTGCTGGTGGACTTCAGCGACAAGAAGATGACCGCGACAACCGACCACTTCCGGGACCTGTTCTTCTCCACCGGCGTCCTGCCGCACGGCAGCGTGCGCGAGTACTACCGCGAGGTCACCAACAATCTCGTCGACCTGGACGGCGAGGTGGTGGGGCCGTTCCGGATGCCGCAGACGTTGGCCTGGTACGCCAACGGGAACTTCGGCATCGGCCGGCCGACGGGCACGACCCGGGCCCGCGACATGGCCATGGACGCGTTCCTGGCGGCCAACCCCAGTGTGAACTTCGGTCCCTACGACAACGACGGCAACGGCTACGTCGACGCGTTCATCGTCATCCATGCCGGGACCGGCGGCGAGGCGTCCGGCAACAGTGGCGACATCTGGTCGCACAAATGGACTCTCACCTCGCAGCAGAACGCGGACGGGACCAAGGTCTACGGCTACCTGACCATCCCGGAGGACGCCAAGATCGGCGTCAGCGCGCACGAGCTGGGCCATCTGCTCTTCGGCTTCCCCGACCTGTACGACACCGACAACACCTCGGAGGGCATCGGGAACTGGTGCCTGATGGCCGCCGGCTCGTGGGGCGGTGGGGGCGACGTCCCGGTCCACCCATCGGCCTGGTGCAAGGCCAATCAGGGCTGGGCCGCGGTCACCAACGTGACGGCCAACGGGCCGGCCACGATCCCCGACGTCAAGGCCAGCCACACGGTGCATCGCCTGTGGGAGGACGGTGCGGCCGGGCAGGAGTATTTCCTGGTCGAGAATCGGCAACAGACCGGTTACGACGTCAGCCTGCCGGCCGGCGGATTGCTCATCTGGCACATCGACGACGCGCAAACCTCCAACACCGACGAGAACCACTACAAGGTGGCGCTCATGCAGGCCGACGGGCGACGCGACCTGGAGCTCAACCACAATCGGGGCGATGCCGGTGACCCGTACCCCGGATCCGCGGCCAACACCAGCTTCTCGTCGTCGTCCACCCCGAACTCACACTCCTACGCCGGCGCGGACACCTGTGTGTCGGTCACCGGGATCTCGGCGGCCGGAGCCAGCATGACCGCCCAGCTCACCGTCAGCTGCGGCAAGTCGGTGGTCAAGGACGCCAAGGACCACAAGGACGGCGTGAAGGAAGCCAAGGAGCCGGTCAAGGAACGGAAGGACATCAAGGACCACAAGGACGGCATCAAGGATCGAAAGGACGGCAAGGACGGCAAGGAACCCGTCAAGGAACGCAAGGACATCAAGGACCACAAGGACGGCGTCAAGGACGTCAAGGAGCCGTTCAAGGAACGCAAGGACATCAAGGATCACACCGAGGGCAAGGGCCCGCTGGCCGATCGGCCGCCGCTGCCCCCGGGCCGGGCCCCCTCGCGGCGTACGCCGACCAGGGCGGCGACATGA
- a CDS encoding TfoX/Sxy family protein translates to MAYDEDLADRIRDILAPERGLTEKRMFGGLAFLIDGHMAVAASSHRGLLLRVDPARTDELLSPPDVGRFVMRGREMDGWLRVDPPAVDTEDRLTYWVGLGVDYVRTLPPK, encoded by the coding sequence ATGGCATACGACGAGGATCTGGCGGACCGGATTCGCGACATCCTGGCGCCCGAACGCGGCCTGACCGAGAAGCGGATGTTCGGCGGCCTCGCGTTCCTGATCGACGGGCACATGGCCGTGGCGGCCAGCAGTCATCGCGGTCTGCTGCTGCGGGTCGATCCCGCCCGGACCGACGAACTGCTCTCACCCCCGGATGTCGGCCGGTTCGTGATGCGGGGCCGGGAGATGGATGGCTGGCTGCGGGTCGATCCGCCGGCCGTGGACACCGAGGACCGGTTGACGTATTGGGTCGGCCTCGGGGTGGACTACGTCCGGACGCTGCCGCCGAAATAG